One part of the Mya arenaria isolate MELC-2E11 chromosome 3, ASM2691426v1 genome encodes these proteins:
- the LOC128229319 gene encoding endonuclease 8-like 3 isoform X4, producing MNHQLKFMIFVTVVHFLMDGQSFINNAKVDNDSGGRTETATLELHMSEDVLTFKKSSVDIRPSVPCRQKYETMNDVDICSPVFNFRRAFSLVREQTDRQVCDVLLDQSILPGVGNIIKNEALFDSGIKPSSKIGELKDEHIRHLLKMTRDFTDIFYRCRRDGKQLSPYYKIYGKRLCKQCEGRVIICRLGDDSGRVTYFCENCQTNDLVNKNRKLPSKNSLLGWVQTGSHISQPEIADWSCEHCTLINKDTATSCSACLNPRVDKTVEAKPAQFGAKGHVSGQGNQTMNRKRKTEDSGVEQTRAKTQKINTSVVKLENKTGFKTKIPQNGSAKTNKTQNGTTKEQSDKSRIPMCEHHKRKCSMKEVRKEGQNLGRWFFSCVVRSCNFFQWADVNFPTCTDHGKPCTIRTVLKIGPNNGKRFFTCKLPKKKQCKFFEWAIGYD from the exons GGTTCATTTTCTGATGGATGGCCAGTCATTTATCAACAATGCGAAGGTTGACAATGATTCTGGTGGGAGGACTGAGACAGCCACGCTGGAACTACACATGTCGGAGGATGTACTTACGTTCAAGAAGTCTTCAGTGGATATCAG GCCATCGGTCCCCTGTAGGCAGAAATACGAGACAATGAATGATGTTGACATATGTTCCCCAGTGTTCAACTTCCGACGCGCATTCTCTCTTGTACGTGAACAAACGGACAGACAGGTGTGTGATGTGCTCCTGGACCAGTCCATTCTGCCAGGGGTCGGCAACATCATCAAGAATGAG GCCTTGTTTGACAGTGGCATAAAACCAAGCTCAAAG aTTGGGGAGCTTAAGGATGAGCACATTCGCCACCTGCTCAAGATGACCAGGGACTTTACAGATATATTCTACCGG TGTCGGCGTGATGGTAAGCAGCTGTCTCCATACTACAAGATTTATGGGAAGCGTCTGTGTAAACAGTGTGAGGGCAGGGTCATCATATGTCGCCTTGGTGATGATAGTGGGAGGGTGACCTACTTCTGTGAGAACTGTCAGACCAATGATCTGGTAAACAAAAACAG aAAACTTCCATCTAAGAACAGTTTGCTTGGCTGGGTGCAGACTGGGTCCCACATTTCACAACCGGAGATAGCAGACTGGTCATGTGAGCACTGTACACTCATCAACAAGGACACTGCAACGTCTTGTAGTGCCTGCCTCAACCCCAGGGTTGACAAAACTGTGGAAGCCAAGCCTGCACAGTTTGGGGCTAAAGGGCATGTTTCTGGACAAGGCAATCAAACAATGAACAGGAAAAGGAAAACAGAAGACTCTGGTGTTGAGCAAACAAGGGCAAAAACTCAGAAAATTAACACAAGTGTGGTCAAGCTGGAAAACAAAACtggttttaaaacaaagataccTCAAAATGGATCTGCAAAAaccaacaaaacacaaaatggaaCAACAAAGGAACAAAGTGATAAAAGTAGGATTCCAATGTGTGAACATCACAAGCGAAAATGCAGCATGAAGGAAGTTCGCAAAGAGGGGCAAAACCTGGGACGCTGGTTCTTTTCGTGTGTCGTCAGGTCCTGTAATTTCTTCCAG tggGCTGATGTCAATTTTCCTACCTGCACAGACCATGGGAAACCTTGTACTATACGCACTGTGTTGAAAATAGGACCGAATAACGGAAAGAGGTTTTTCACCTGCAAACTGCCCAAGAAAAAACAATGCAAGTTCTTCGAATGGGCAATTGGTTATGACTAA